The proteins below come from a single Burkholderia humptydooensis genomic window:
- a CDS encoding ABC transporter substrate-binding protein, with protein sequence MRFTHIAAAALVAAASAVAVAKPLTVCTESSPDGFDVVQYNSLVTTNASADVVFNTLVSYDEATKKVVPALADKWDVSADGLTYTFHLRPNVAFQTTDYFKPTRALDADDVVFTFSRMLDDANPWHKVAGASGFPHAQSMGLTKLVKAVSKVDDSTVKFELTEPNATFAPLLTMGFASIYSAEYADQLLKAGKQTDLNAKPVGTGPFVLKSYTKDAVIRYEANPTYWGPKPKVERLIYAITPDPSVRAQKVKAGECQIALSPKPQDVAAAKADRALKVVEAPAFMTAFVALNTQKKPLDNDKVREALNLAFDRATYLKVVFDNTATPATNPYPPNTWSYAKSIAPYPHDPAKAKQLLAAAGFPNGFSTTIWVRPTGSVLNPNPKAGAELLQADLAKIGVKADVRVIEWGELIKQAKLGQHDLLFMGFAGDNGDPDNILTPQFSCNSVKSGLNFARYCDPKLDKLIADAKETADQAKRAKLYEAAQKIIHDEALWIPLGYPTAAAITRPNVAGYRVSPFGRQHFDAVSVQ encoded by the coding sequence ATGCGCTTCACGCACATCGCCGCTGCCGCGCTCGTCGCCGCCGCATCCGCCGTCGCCGTCGCGAAACCGCTGACGGTCTGCACCGAGTCGAGCCCGGACGGCTTCGACGTCGTCCAGTACAACTCGCTCGTCACGACGAACGCGTCCGCCGACGTCGTCTTCAACACGCTCGTGTCGTACGACGAAGCAACGAAGAAAGTGGTGCCCGCGCTCGCGGATAAATGGGACGTCAGCGCCGACGGCCTCACGTACACGTTCCATCTGCGCCCGAACGTCGCGTTCCAGACGACCGACTACTTCAAGCCGACGCGTGCGCTCGATGCCGACGACGTCGTCTTCACGTTCAGCCGGATGCTCGACGACGCGAATCCGTGGCACAAGGTCGCCGGCGCGAGCGGCTTTCCGCACGCGCAGTCGATGGGGCTCACGAAGCTCGTGAAGGCCGTCTCGAAGGTCGACGATTCGACCGTGAAGTTCGAGTTGACCGAGCCGAACGCGACGTTCGCGCCGCTCCTGACGATGGGCTTCGCGTCGATCTATTCGGCCGAGTACGCGGATCAACTGCTGAAGGCCGGCAAGCAGACGGATCTGAACGCGAAGCCGGTCGGCACCGGGCCGTTCGTGCTGAAGAGCTACACGAAGGACGCGGTGATCCGCTACGAGGCGAACCCGACGTACTGGGGGCCGAAGCCGAAGGTCGAGCGCCTCATCTACGCGATCACGCCCGATCCGTCGGTGCGCGCGCAGAAGGTGAAGGCGGGCGAATGCCAGATCGCGCTGTCGCCGAAGCCGCAGGACGTCGCGGCGGCGAAGGCCGATCGCGCGCTGAAGGTCGTCGAGGCGCCCGCGTTCATGACCGCGTTCGTCGCGCTCAACACGCAGAAGAAGCCGCTCGACAACGACAAGGTTCGCGAGGCGCTCAATCTCGCATTCGATCGCGCGACGTACCTGAAGGTCGTGTTCGACAACACCGCGACGCCCGCGACGAATCCGTATCCGCCGAACACGTGGAGCTACGCGAAATCGATCGCGCCGTATCCGCACGATCCGGCGAAGGCGAAGCAATTGCTCGCCGCGGCGGGCTTCCCGAACGGCTTTTCGACGACGATCTGGGTGCGCCCGACGGGCAGCGTGCTGAACCCGAACCCGAAGGCGGGCGCGGAGCTGCTGCAGGCGGACCTCGCGAAGATCGGCGTGAAGGCGGACGTGAGGGTGATCGAATGGGGCGAGCTGATCAAGCAGGCGAAGCTCGGCCAGCACGATCTGCTGTTCATGGGCTTCGCCGGCGACAACGGCGATCCGGACAACATCCTCACGCCGCAATTCAGTTGCAACTCGGTGAAGTCGGGCCTGAACTTCGCGCGCTATTGCGATCCGAAGCTCGACAAGCTGATCGCCGACGCGAAGGAAACCGCCGACCAGGCGAAGCGCGCGAAGCTGTACGAAGCCGCGCAGAAGATCATCCACGACGAGGCGCTGTGGATTCCGCTCGGCTACCCGACCGCCGCTGCGATCACGCGGCCGAACGTCGCCGGCTATCGCGTGAGCCCGTTCGGGCGACAGCATTTCGACGCGGTGTCGGTGCAGTAA
- the metH gene encoding methionine synthase, with amino-acid sequence MTDHTMRLAGLEPFNVTSGTLFINVGERTNVTGSKAFARMILNGQFDEALAVARQQVENGAQVIDINMDEAMLDSKAAMVRFLNLIASEPDIARVPIMIDSSKWDVIEAGLKCVQGKAIVNSISLKEGKAAFVRQAKLIRRYGAASVVMAFDEQGQADTFARKTDICKRSYDVLVNEVGFPPEDIIFDPNIFAVATGIEEHNNYAVDFIEATRWIKQHLPHAKVSGGVSNVSFSFRGNDPVREAIHTVFLYHAIQAGMDMGIVNAGQLGVYAELDPELRERVEDVILNRRADSTDRLLEIADKFKTGAAKKEENLEWRNQPVEKRLAHALVHGITNFIVEDTEEARAKIAAAGGRPINVIEGPLMDGMNIVGDLFGQGKMFLPQVVKSARVMKQAVAHLIPFIEEEKRLLAEAGGDVRAKGKIVIATVKGDVHDIGKNIVSVVLQCNNFEVVNMGVMVPCNEILAKAKVEGADIVGLSGLITPSLEEMAYVASEMQRDDYFRVKKIPLLIGGATTSRVHTAVKIAPNYEGPVVYVPDASRSVSVASSLLSDEGAAKYLDELKSDYERIRTQHANKKALPLVTLDEARANKTKIDWAHYAPVKPKFIGRRVFRNYDLNELANYIDWGPFFQTWDLAGPYPAILNDEIVGESARRVFSDAKSMLARLIQGRWLTANGVIALLPANTVGDDDIEIYTDDTRSAVLLTWRNLRQQSVRPVVDGAMRPNRSLADFIAPKDSGVADYIGMFAVTAGIGVDAKEKQFLADHDDYSAIMLKALADRLAEAFAEAMHARVRRELWGYAAGEQLDNDALIAEKYAGVRPAPGYPACPDHLVKRAMFEALHTDEIGMSITDSLAMLPAASVSGFYLAHPDSTYFSVGKIGQDQLEDFARRMALSKADAERALAPLL; translated from the coding sequence ATGACCGACCATACGATGCGCCTAGCCGGCCTCGAGCCGTTCAACGTCACGTCCGGGACGCTCTTCATCAACGTCGGCGAACGCACCAACGTCACCGGCTCGAAGGCGTTCGCGCGGATGATCCTCAATGGCCAGTTCGACGAGGCGCTCGCCGTCGCGCGCCAGCAGGTCGAGAACGGCGCGCAGGTGATCGACATCAACATGGACGAGGCGATGCTCGATTCGAAGGCGGCGATGGTGCGCTTTCTGAACCTGATCGCGTCGGAGCCGGACATCGCGCGCGTGCCGATCATGATCGACTCGTCGAAGTGGGACGTGATCGAGGCGGGCCTGAAATGCGTGCAGGGCAAGGCGATCGTCAACTCGATCTCGCTGAAGGAAGGCAAGGCTGCGTTCGTGCGCCAGGCGAAGCTGATTCGCCGCTACGGCGCGGCGAGCGTCGTGATGGCGTTCGACGAGCAGGGCCAGGCCGACACCTTCGCGCGCAAGACCGACATCTGCAAGCGCTCGTATGACGTGCTCGTGAACGAAGTCGGGTTCCCGCCCGAGGACATCATCTTCGATCCGAACATCTTCGCGGTCGCGACCGGCATCGAGGAGCACAACAACTACGCGGTCGACTTCATCGAGGCGACCCGCTGGATCAAGCAGCACCTGCCGCACGCGAAGGTAAGCGGCGGCGTGTCGAACGTATCGTTCTCGTTCCGCGGCAACGATCCCGTGCGCGAGGCGATCCACACCGTGTTCCTCTATCACGCGATCCAGGCGGGGATGGACATGGGCATCGTCAACGCGGGCCAGCTCGGCGTGTATGCGGAGCTCGACCCGGAGCTGCGCGAGCGCGTCGAGGACGTGATCCTGAACCGCCGCGCGGATTCGACCGACCGCCTGCTCGAGATCGCCGACAAGTTCAAGACGGGCGCCGCGAAGAAGGAAGAGAACCTCGAATGGCGCAACCAGCCGGTCGAGAAGCGTCTCGCGCACGCGCTCGTGCACGGCATCACGAACTTCATCGTCGAGGACACCGAGGAGGCGCGCGCGAAGATCGCCGCGGCGGGCGGCCGCCCGATCAACGTGATCGAAGGCCCGCTGATGGACGGGATGAACATCGTCGGCGACCTGTTCGGCCAGGGCAAGATGTTCCTGCCGCAGGTCGTGAAGTCCGCGCGCGTGATGAAGCAGGCGGTCGCGCACCTGATCCCGTTCATCGAGGAAGAAAAGCGCCTGCTCGCGGAAGCGGGCGGCGACGTGCGCGCGAAGGGCAAGATCGTGATCGCGACCGTGAAGGGCGACGTGCACGACATCGGCAAGAACATCGTGTCGGTCGTGCTCCAGTGCAACAACTTCGAAGTGGTCAACATGGGCGTGATGGTGCCGTGCAACGAGATCCTCGCGAAGGCGAAGGTCGAGGGCGCGGACATCGTCGGGCTGTCGGGCCTCATCACGCCGAGCCTCGAGGAGATGGCTTACGTCGCCTCCGAGATGCAGCGCGACGACTACTTCCGCGTGAAGAAGATTCCGCTCTTGATCGGCGGCGCGACCACGTCGCGCGTGCACACCGCCGTGAAGATCGCGCCGAACTACGAAGGGCCTGTCGTCTACGTGCCGGACGCGTCGCGCTCGGTGTCGGTCGCATCGAGCCTGCTGTCCGACGAAGGCGCGGCGAAGTACCTCGACGAGCTGAAGTCCGATTACGAGCGCATTCGCACGCAGCATGCGAACAAGAAGGCGCTGCCGCTCGTCACGCTCGACGAGGCGCGCGCAAACAAGACGAAGATCGACTGGGCGCACTACGCCCCCGTCAAGCCGAAGTTCATCGGCCGCCGCGTGTTCAGGAACTACGACCTGAACGAGCTCGCGAACTACATCGACTGGGGCCCGTTCTTCCAGACCTGGGATCTCGCGGGCCCGTATCCGGCGATCCTGAACGACGAGATCGTCGGCGAATCGGCGCGCCGCGTGTTCTCCGACGCGAAATCGATGCTCGCGCGCCTGATCCAGGGCCGCTGGCTGACCGCGAACGGCGTGATCGCGCTGTTGCCCGCGAACACGGTCGGCGACGACGACATCGAGATCTACACCGACGATACGCGCTCGGCAGTGCTGCTCACGTGGCGCAACCTGCGCCAGCAGAGCGTGCGCCCGGTGGTGGACGGCGCGATGCGGCCGAACCGGTCGCTCGCCGATTTCATCGCGCCGAAGGATTCGGGCGTGGCCGACTACATCGGGATGTTCGCGGTGACGGCCGGCATCGGCGTCGACGCGAAGGAAAAGCAGTTCCTCGCCGACCACGACGACTACAGCGCGATCATGCTGAAGGCGCTCGCCGACCGGCTCGCGGAAGCGTTCGCCGAAGCGATGCATGCGCGCGTGCGCCGCGAGCTGTGGGGCTACGCGGCGGGCGAGCAGCTCGACAACGACGCGCTGATCGCCGAGAAGTACGCAGGCGTCCGCCCGGCGCCCGGCTACCCGGCGTGCCCCGATCACCTCGTGAAGCGCGCAATGTTCGAAGCGCTTCATACAGACGAAATCGGGATGAGCATCACCGATTCGCTCGCGATGCTGCCTGCCGCGAGCGTGTCGGGCTTCTATCTCGCGCATCCGGACAGCACGTACTTCTCGGTCGGCAAGATCGGCCAGGACCAGCTCGAGGATTTCGCGCGCCGGATGGCGCTGTCGAAGGCGGACGCGGAGCGCGCGCTCGCGCCGCTGCTCTGA
- the dsbA gene encoding thiol:disulfide interchange protein DsbA, translating to MKKLLSSLFLSLSLVAGFAQASPSAPVTGKDFEVMKSPQPVSAPAGKVEVIEFFWYGCPHCYEFEPTVEAWVKKEGDKIAFKRVPVAFRDDFVPHSKLFYALSALGVSEKVTPAVFNAIHKEKNYLLTPQAQADFLATQGVDKKKFLDAYNSFSVQGQVKQSAELLKSYNIDGVPTIVVQGKYKTGPAYTNSLEGTAQVLDFLVKQVQDKKL from the coding sequence ATGAAAAAACTGCTTAGCTCGCTGTTCCTGTCCCTGAGCCTCGTCGCGGGCTTCGCACAGGCGTCGCCGTCCGCGCCCGTCACCGGCAAGGACTTCGAAGTGATGAAGTCGCCGCAGCCGGTGTCGGCGCCCGCCGGCAAGGTCGAGGTGATCGAGTTCTTCTGGTACGGCTGCCCGCACTGCTACGAGTTCGAGCCGACGGTCGAGGCGTGGGTGAAGAAGGAGGGCGACAAGATCGCGTTCAAGCGCGTGCCGGTGGCGTTCCGCGACGATTTCGTCCCGCACTCGAAGCTGTTCTACGCGCTGTCGGCGCTCGGCGTCTCCGAGAAGGTCACGCCCGCCGTGTTCAACGCGATCCACAAGGAGAAGAACTACCTGCTGACGCCGCAGGCGCAGGCCGACTTCCTCGCAACGCAGGGCGTCGACAAGAAGAAGTTCCTCGACGCGTACAACTCGTTCAGCGTGCAGGGCCAGGTGAAGCAGTCGGCCGAGCTGCTGAAGAGCTACAACATCGACGGCGTGCCGACGATCGTCGTCCAGGGCAAGTACAAGACGGGCCCGGCGTACACGAACAGCCTCGAAGGCACCGCGCAAGTGCTCGATTTCCTCGTCAAGCAAGTGCAGGACAAAAAGCTGTAA
- a CDS encoding SPOR domain-containing protein, with amino-acid sequence MAKPRRTSKQSKQAGGTFLGIVLGLIVGLAIAVVVALYITRAPSPFVSKVAPPADNNASQPQQFDPNRALQGKTPGQPVTPQAAQPAPPNTAPGQAANPSQPPLLPEPQIVEVPSSNNNGNGSPSASNNAADNGVAVAPKPAELTPPPAKKPQAAANGSSAPHVANNNAQASAATPPKAAQAPKGASSATTAAAKPAPTPGADANTGYFLQVGAYKTEADAEQQRARLGFQGFESKVSKRDVSGVTYFRVRIGPFSKFEDMNSARQRLSDAGVDTAVIRFTKQ; translated from the coding sequence ATGGCAAAACCACGCCGAACGTCGAAGCAATCGAAACAAGCCGGAGGAACATTTCTTGGTATCGTGCTGGGTCTCATCGTCGGCCTGGCCATCGCGGTAGTGGTGGCGCTCTACATCACCCGCGCGCCGTCGCCGTTCGTCTCGAAGGTCGCGCCGCCCGCCGACAACAACGCGAGCCAGCCGCAGCAGTTCGATCCGAATCGCGCGCTGCAGGGCAAGACGCCCGGCCAGCCGGTGACGCCGCAGGCCGCGCAGCCCGCGCCGCCCAACACGGCGCCCGGCCAGGCCGCGAACCCGAGCCAGCCGCCGCTGCTGCCCGAGCCGCAGATCGTCGAGGTGCCGTCGTCGAACAACAACGGCAACGGCTCGCCGAGCGCGTCGAACAACGCCGCGGACAACGGCGTCGCCGTCGCGCCGAAGCCCGCCGAGCTCACGCCGCCGCCCGCGAAGAAGCCGCAGGCGGCCGCGAACGGCAGCTCGGCGCCGCACGTCGCGAACAACAACGCGCAGGCGAGCGCCGCGACGCCGCCCAAGGCCGCACAGGCGCCGAAGGGCGCGTCGTCGGCGACGACGGCCGCCGCGAAGCCGGCGCCGACGCCGGGCGCCGACGCGAACACCGGCTACTTCCTGCAGGTGGGCGCGTACAAGACCGAGGCGGACGCCGAGCAGCAGCGCGCGCGCCTCGGCTTCCAGGGCTTCGAATCGAAGGTGTCCAAGCGCGACGTGAGCGGCGTCACCTACTTCCGCGTGCGGATCGGGCCGTTCTCGAAATTCGAGGACATGAACTCCGCGCGCCAGCGGCTGTCCGATGCGGGAGTCGATACCGCTGTGATCCGCTTTACGAAGCAGTAA
- a CDS encoding MarR family winged helix-turn-helix transcriptional regulator, with the protein MRLPCHCGTLRQATRAITSRYDAHLAKHGIRITQFTILAALHGSDTLPTGELATRLLLDQTTLSRTLATLQSNQLVRAESGDDQRVRLWRLTPKGTALYKAARVDWEAAQNDVYRRIGKRNMQALDAEIFALAEALSH; encoded by the coding sequence ATGAGACTCCCGTGCCACTGCGGCACGCTGCGCCAGGCCACGCGCGCGATCACGTCGCGCTATGACGCGCATCTCGCGAAACACGGCATCCGCATCACGCAATTCACGATACTCGCGGCGCTGCACGGCAGCGACACGCTGCCGACGGGCGAGCTCGCGACGCGCCTGCTGCTCGACCAGACCACGCTGAGCCGCACGCTCGCGACGCTGCAATCGAATCAACTCGTGCGCGCCGAATCCGGCGACGATCAGCGCGTGCGCCTCTGGCGCCTCACGCCGAAGGGCACCGCGCTGTACAAGGCGGCCCGCGTCGATTGGGAGGCCGCGCAGAACGACGTGTATCGCCGCATCGGCAAGCGGAACATGCAGGCACTCGACGCCGAGATTTTCGCGCTCGCCGAGGCGCTCTCGCACTGA
- a CDS encoding SDR family oxidoreductase produces MKLDDAVVLVTGANRGLGLAFVNGLKAAGARKIYAAARDPARVTTPGAQPVRLDVTRADDVAAAARDLRDVNLLVNNAGIFRMGSLLADADGGGLQAQLDTNFFGPLAMARAFAPVLRDNGGGAIVNVLSVLSWLGLPGTGAYGISKAAAWAATNAIRNELREQGTRVLALHSAYIDTDMVAHAQGVPKNRPEDVVRQTLDALAAGRDEVLVDALTRDVKAGLSADPAVYTQPPAGA; encoded by the coding sequence ATGAAACTGGATGATGCTGTCGTATTGGTGACTGGCGCGAATCGCGGCCTGGGGCTCGCATTCGTCAACGGGCTGAAGGCCGCCGGCGCGAGGAAAATCTATGCGGCCGCGCGCGACCCGGCGCGCGTGACGACGCCCGGCGCGCAGCCGGTGCGCCTCGACGTCACGCGCGCGGACGACGTCGCCGCCGCCGCGCGCGACCTGCGCGACGTCAATCTGCTCGTCAACAACGCAGGCATTTTCCGGATGGGCTCGCTTCTCGCGGATGCGGACGGCGGCGGGCTGCAGGCGCAGCTCGACACGAATTTCTTCGGTCCGCTCGCGATGGCGCGCGCGTTCGCGCCGGTGCTGCGCGACAACGGCGGCGGCGCGATCGTCAACGTGCTGTCGGTGCTGTCGTGGCTAGGCTTGCCGGGCACGGGCGCATACGGCATTTCGAAGGCGGCCGCATGGGCCGCGACGAACGCGATACGCAACGAGCTGCGCGAACAGGGCACGCGGGTTCTCGCGCTGCATTCCGCGTACATCGACACCGACATGGTCGCGCACGCGCAGGGCGTGCCGAAGAATCGCCCGGAGGACGTCGTCCGGCAGACGCTCGACGCGCTTGCGGCGGGCCGCGACGAAGTGCTCGTCGACGCGTTGACGCGCGACGTGAAGGCTGGGCTGTCGGCCGATCCGGCGGTCTACACGCAGCCGCCGGCGGGCGCGTGA
- the argS gene encoding arginine--tRNA ligase: MLPAQKHTLETLLENSVKQVVQASKGDADAAFVLPAIALERPKVAAHGDVACNVALQLAKPLGANPRQLAERIVAALTTQPAAAGLVDAAEIAGPGFINLRLTPASKQAVIGAVFAEGRAFGASERERGKRVLLEFVSANPTGPLHVGHGRQAALGDALANVLASQGYAVHREFYYNDAGVQIGNLAISTQARARGLKPGDAGWPEAAYNGEYIADIARDYLNGETVAASDGEPVTGKRDAEDLEAIRKFAVAYLRREQDMDLKAFGVKFDQYYLESSLYTEGRVEKTVDALIEAGMTYEQEGALWLRTTDEGDDKDRVMRKTDGTYTYFVPDVAYHVTKWERGFTKVINIQGSDHHGTIARVRAGLQGLHVGIPKGYPDYVLHKMVTVMRDGQEVKISKRAGSYVTVRDLIEWSGGATPGSEASPELLDEATITRGRDAVRFFLISRKADTEFVFDIDLALKQNDENPVYYVQYAHARICSVLNEWKSRYGATDALLPGAELSPLDSKQAMALMQKLAEYPDVLAHAANELAPHAVAFYLRELASEFHSFYNAERVLVDEEAPRTARVALLAATRQVLENGLAMLGVSAPSKM, translated from the coding sequence ATGCTGCCTGCCCAAAAACATACTCTCGAAACCCTGCTCGAAAACAGCGTGAAGCAGGTCGTCCAGGCGTCGAAAGGCGACGCCGACGCCGCGTTCGTCCTCCCCGCGATCGCGCTCGAGCGCCCGAAGGTCGCCGCGCACGGCGACGTCGCGTGCAACGTCGCGCTGCAGCTCGCGAAGCCGCTTGGCGCGAATCCGCGCCAGCTCGCCGAACGGATCGTCGCGGCGCTCACCACGCAGCCCGCGGCGGCGGGCCTCGTCGACGCGGCCGAGATCGCCGGCCCCGGCTTCATCAACCTGCGCCTCACGCCCGCATCGAAGCAGGCGGTGATCGGCGCGGTGTTCGCCGAAGGCCGCGCGTTCGGCGCGTCCGAGCGCGAGCGCGGCAAGCGCGTGCTGCTCGAATTCGTGTCCGCGAACCCGACGGGCCCGCTGCACGTCGGTCACGGCCGGCAGGCCGCGCTCGGTGACGCGCTCGCGAACGTGCTGGCGAGCCAGGGCTACGCGGTGCACCGCGAGTTCTACTACAACGACGCGGGCGTGCAGATCGGCAATCTCGCGATCTCGACGCAGGCGCGCGCGCGCGGCCTCAAGCCCGGCGACGCCGGCTGGCCGGAAGCCGCGTACAACGGCGAGTACATCGCCGACATCGCGCGCGACTACCTGAACGGCGAGACCGTCGCGGCGAGCGACGGCGAGCCGGTGACGGGCAAGCGCGACGCAGAGGATCTGGAGGCGATCCGCAAGTTCGCGGTCGCCTACCTGCGCCGCGAGCAGGACATGGACCTGAAGGCGTTCGGCGTGAAGTTCGACCAGTACTACCTGGAATCGTCGCTCTACACGGAAGGCCGCGTCGAGAAGACGGTGGACGCGCTGATCGAGGCCGGCATGACCTACGAGCAGGAAGGCGCGCTGTGGCTGCGCACGACGGACGAAGGCGACGACAAGGACCGCGTGATGCGCAAGACGGACGGCACGTACACGTACTTCGTGCCGGACGTCGCGTACCATGTGACGAAATGGGAGCGCGGCTTCACGAAGGTCATCAACATCCAGGGCTCGGATCACCACGGCACGATCGCGCGCGTGCGCGCGGGCCTGCAGGGGCTGCACGTCGGGATTCCGAAGGGCTACCCCGACTACGTGCTGCACAAGATGGTCACGGTGATGCGCGACGGCCAGGAAGTGAAGATCTCGAAGCGCGCGGGCAGCTACGTGACGGTGCGCGACCTGATCGAATGGTCGGGCGGCGCGACGCCGGGCTCGGAAGCCTCACCCGAGCTGCTCGACGAGGCGACGATCACGCGCGGCCGAGACGCGGTGCGCTTCTTCCTGATTTCCCGCAAGGCGGACACCGAATTCGTGTTCGACATCGATCTCGCGCTGAAACAGAACGACGAAAACCCGGTCTACTACGTGCAGTACGCGCACGCGCGGATCTGCTCGGTGCTCAACGAATGGAAATCGCGCTACGGCGCGACCGACGCGCTGCTGCCGGGCGCCGAGCTGTCGCCGCTCGACAGCAAGCAGGCGATGGCGCTGATGCAGAAGCTCGCCGAGTATCCGGACGTGCTCGCGCACGCGGCGAACGAGCTGGCGCCGCATGCGGTCGCGTTCTACCTGCGCGAGCTCGCGAGCGAGTTTCACTCGTTCTACAATGCGGAGCGCGTTCTCGTCGACGAAGAAGCGCCGCGCACCGCGCGCGTCGCGCTCCTCGCGGCGACGCGCCAGGTGCTCGAAAACGGTCTCGCGATGCTCGGCGTATCCGCGCCCAGCAAGATGTAA
- a CDS encoding DUF1840 domain-containing protein — protein sequence MITFKSKAAQDLDVLKDFAVYVLGLVGKQLGERGVITFDELDGAIAKLEDAVNQAKQARAEHAGHFHEDEPDHAHHEVPPSLAQRVAPFLVMLREAKAQNADIHWGF from the coding sequence ATGATTACGTTCAAAAGCAAGGCGGCACAGGATCTGGATGTGCTGAAGGATTTCGCGGTCTACGTGCTCGGCCTCGTCGGCAAGCAGCTCGGCGAGCGCGGCGTGATCACGTTCGATGAGCTCGACGGCGCGATCGCGAAGCTCGAAGACGCGGTTAACCAGGCGAAGCAGGCGCGGGCCGAGCACGCGGGCCACTTCCATGAAGACGAGCCCGACCATGCGCACCACGAAGTGCCGCCGAGCCTCGCGCAACGCGTCGCGCCGTTCCTCGTGATGCTGCGCGAGGCGAAGGCGCAGAACGCCGACATCCACTGGGGCTTCTGA
- a CDS encoding SDR family oxidoreductase, whose protein sequence is MNAPPPLKVFITGASSGLGLALAAEYARHGATLGLVARRADALAEFAQRFPKAAISIYPADVRDADALALAASRFVAAHGCPDVVIANAGISKGAITGEGDLAAFREIMDVNYYGMIATFEPFIAPMTAARRGTLVGIASVAGVRGLPGSGAYSASKAAAIKYLEALRVELRAAQVAVVTIAPGYIRTPMTEHNPYPMPFLMDADRFAKRAALAISQKTAFRVIPWQMGVVAKLLHVMPRWLYDRLFEKAPRKPRAKAG, encoded by the coding sequence ATGAACGCCCCTCCTCCGCTCAAGGTCTTCATCACCGGCGCGTCCAGCGGGCTCGGCCTCGCGCTCGCCGCCGAATACGCGCGGCACGGCGCGACGCTCGGCCTCGTCGCCCGGCGCGCCGACGCACTCGCCGAGTTCGCGCAACGCTTCCCCAAGGCCGCGATCTCGATCTACCCGGCCGACGTGCGCGACGCCGATGCGCTCGCGCTCGCCGCGTCGCGCTTCGTCGCCGCGCACGGGTGTCCCGACGTCGTGATCGCGAACGCCGGCATCAGCAAGGGCGCGATCACGGGCGAAGGCGATCTCGCCGCGTTCCGCGAGATCATGGACGTCAACTACTACGGGATGATCGCGACGTTCGAGCCGTTCATCGCGCCGATGACGGCCGCGCGGCGCGGCACGCTCGTCGGCATCGCGAGCGTCGCCGGCGTGCGCGGGCTGCCGGGCTCGGGCGCGTACAGCGCGTCGAAGGCAGCGGCGATCAAGTATCTCGAGGCGCTCAGAGTCGAGCTGCGGGCCGCGCAGGTGGCGGTCGTGACGATCGCGCCCGGCTACATCCGCACGCCGATGACCGAGCACAACCCGTATCCGATGCCGTTCCTGATGGACGCGGACCGCTTCGCGAAGCGCGCGGCGCTCGCGATCTCGCAAAAGACCGCGTTTCGCGTGATTCCGTGGCAGATGGGCGTCGTCGCGAAGCTGCTGCACGTGATGCCGCGCTGGCTGTATGACCGCCTGTTCGAGAAGGCGCCGCGCAAGCCTCGGGCGAAGGCGGGCTGA